One genomic segment of Dromaius novaehollandiae isolate bDroNov1 chromosome 12, bDroNov1.hap1, whole genome shotgun sequence includes these proteins:
- the KCTD6 gene encoding BTB/POZ domain-containing protein KCTD6, giving the protein MDNGDWGYMMTDPVTLNVGGHMYTTSLTTLTRYPDSMLGAMFRGDFPTARDSQGNYFIDRDGPLFRYVLNFLRTSELTLPLDFKEFDLLRKEADFYQIEPLIQCLNDPKPLYPVDTFEEVVELSSTRKLSKYSNPVAVIITQLTITTKVHSLLEGISNHFTKWNKHMMDTRDCQVSFTFGPCDYHQEVSLRVHLMEYITKQGFTIRNTRVHHMSERANENTVEHNWTFCRLARKTDD; this is encoded by the exons ATGGATAATGGAGACTGGGGATATATG atGACTGATCCAGTCACGCTAAATGTGGGTGGACACATGTATACGACATCCCTCACAACCCTAACAAGATATCCTGACTCAATGCTTGGGGCCATGTTCAGGGGAGACTTCCCCACTGCCAGGGACTCTCAGGGCAATTACTTTATTGACAGAGATGGACCACTTTTCCGCTATGTTCTTAACTTTTTAAGGACCTCAGAGCTGACTTTGCCACTGGACTTCAAGGAGTTCGATCTACTTCGAAAAGAAGCGGACTTCTATCAGATTGAACCACTAATTCAGTGTCTTAATGACCCCAAGCCACTGTATCCTGTGGATACCTTTGAGGAAGTGGTAGAGCTGTCCAGCACGCGGAAGCTTTCCAAGTACTCCAACCCTGTGGCTGTGATCATCACACAACTAACTATCACCACAAAAGTCCATTCATTACTGGAAGGCATTTCAAACCACTTTACAAAGTGGAATAAGCATATGATGGACACCAGGGACTGCCAGGTTTCCTTCACTTTTGGGCCATGTGATTACCACCAGGAAGTGTCGCTCCGAGTCCATCTGATGGAGTACATCACAAAGCAAGGCTTCACGATCAGGAATACGAGAGTTCATCATATGAGCGAGCGTGCCAATGAAAACACAGTGGAGCATAACTGGACTTTCTGTAGGTTGGCACGGAAAACAGATGACTGA